In Cryptomeria japonica chromosome 10, Sugi_1.0, whole genome shotgun sequence, a genomic segment contains:
- the LOC131072267 gene encoding uncharacterized protein LOC131072267 isoform X1, whose product MHSGAKCKAERNRVQVVFRLQLQATQVPQPGWEKLFVSFIPAETGKASAKTTKVSVRNGSCKWSDPIYETTRLLQDMKTRKFDEKLYKLAVSTGSSRYGYLGEADINLADYAESVNPSTVSLPLQSCNFGTILHVTIQLLTAKTGFREFEQQRELTERGLRIGDDEHDGSALASEEKIDGLGIKEKPRASSAVRLRPGSQEVSSIKLSSKTNRNYRGHVAGATISLSTAENNYSSKQQENDVSEVGGITNGINQDAEGFPSSLSQISKPPLKSSISNGQVQMHMKQIERSSGEWTHGWSSDYSTENDVANVYEENERLKVNLQIAESSIMQLKTEIASLEKQAEGQAAEINTLMQQLTTEIKQERDAIKNSNVRSESGSIKSDYEQLQVPGHGKEEHKHVGNGWLDMGDSKYTLEDLKKELDSEKQVNMNLKMQLEKTQEAHSKLLLGFQGDFSESKTKEIEQIPNRKPQAMVIEDKNQGLKGTEIDWLQKLTSSEHKVREIKEKIILKDDGRILEFLGDDLEVLERLFQEFRQENISMISKLNGKMIASDRKIAEVDPDKRSFPGEFFLPCNILTNFEINGCGNGNSCLYLDDRETPNSYQLCKQKNTSHDIHFETHQFSGNTEKINGFDKSGLEFQLSEAKQQIEALSASNYQLETRIQSLVEDRHDLQNRLNTVLAREQNGDFMEESLIITGEDYEPQTKRSQHIGNDQDEIYSKMFLLGKKKSQLIQNSSQFGAEKHGMENDKALMATTKLSEVVRKGETDSDSTLEMQKRIYELSAEAEDYKKARDSLAYEIEQLEYKYEALICELEERVSYLGNSEKQLQEHLENLRDEHRASLYSISTLESQLEKLKQELDQQAASYSADRDKMALSKSELEQRANRAEMALKKTRLHNANTVGQLQKELEHLSLQISCTFDANEKLATQAFAEASQLCVQKDELEDQLTIMQETLEKANKEIAETRQQGESQVQKLTTQLNLSKKSEEELLLKLQNMANELENQIESEGDYIKRDEELSARISMLEREVQTLSNEKINLIQKAEECNIVKAELQSTKISLNGCKAERTGIEALLQRVNEEKIKFEKELCSLNEMLRNSDTEFDELKCCKDERHEEVASLHLALENIVADKSSYIEQKNKLLELQSQHSELKQRLSEQELKTAEMKHLFHSQKELQQKAEAEVSQLCAQKNDLEEYSSGLQSSLQNAKDEIAFITGQYEGKVQELMTQLDLSNKQREEMIARLQNAWNDKEKCMNNETNHIKRNQELASKISMLEIELQSVLKDKSSLTQRVKECDGMRSDFEKNKQNLDSTKVQNAELKSALQKVKHESRELENELISLKAALESADRELDELKCSKNELEITAAFLKSKLDNQYTELALSNEHRDELIELHKQYGELKHRFSEKEEEAEELRKRLAHSVEHSQKADVEVSQICARNSDLEKQLSIIQESLQIASAENESLRLQVEAKMQELDLLTKEREDLLSKLENAMADLELQKKSEENSLRANKELSIKISLLETEVQTALNGKMEVLHKVEDYEAIIAELESNKSSLNICNTERAALEDSLDRATEEKGKLDKELGLLKELLRDSDSELFELKQHRAELETEVKFLQSKENEQNDELMQLHSENNELKLRFSEQELKMEDLRKYLAHFKDLSEKADLEASQLHARNVDLEKLLSVVQQSLQMANADNESMQKQLAAKVQELDLSTIQRQEFLLKLQNAMSDLEVRTKSEATYLRENKELSVKISLLETELETAVNEKMKIIHNCEELKVCKAELEDSLDSTNEEKEQLDKELGLLKEMLRNLNSELDELNCHRDELEITVTVLESKMDEQNDELIQLHNECIELKGRLSEKEVMAEELRRHSIQLKELQQKAEAEVSQLHVRKKEMEEHSIMVQESLRIAFIREQFEAKEQELMNQLEMSKRHGEDLMSKLQDRMKELEIQKSNEIQYREKTEELSIRLVSLETELRSVLKQNNVLVQKIKESNEVKAEVEITKTSLEKCVAEKARLEHQLHISDVEKEQLDKELCSLKEMLRYSDVELDELKCCKDELEMKVASFQSKLDDQDAQLSLQADEKNELIQLQKFENELKNRLLEKESKIEDMEKHIFKLERELQQKVNALVEIERKLKGQADNTKSTADDTTGEVKSLAVVLGEPWQEFSVNEKKLQNNIDKVDLIDEHLNESALNSSLDRINKELEKMKRDNLAPFQQENELLCELDRQEPLQKEMELLQMVNKQLENMFPSFKEPARGGNVIDRVLALERELADALKANDAKKRQFQSSFVKQQADQAAMLQSFRDINELINDMLEVKRKNSVLEDELKELQNRYSQVSLQFAEVEGERQQLVMTVKNLRGGKKS is encoded by the exons GTGCCACAACCAGGATGGGAGAAGTTGTTTGTATCCTTTATTCCTGCCGAGACTGGAAAGGCTTCAGCTAAGACAACAAAAGTTTCTGTCCGCAATGGAAGTTGCAAATGGTCTGATCCTATATATGAGACAACAAGACTTTTGCAGGACATGAAGACcagaaaatttgatgaaaagttataCAAGCTTGCAGTCTCAACG GGGTCCTCTCGTTATGGCTATCTTGGGGAAGCTGACATCAACCTTGCAGATTATGCAGAATCTGTAAACCCATCAACTGTCTCTCTGCCACTCCAAAGCTGCAATTTTGGTACCATTTTACAT GTTACGATCCAGTTACTCACTGCAAAAACAGGCTTTAG AGAGTTTGAGCAGCAAAGGGAGCTTACAGAAAGAGGTTTACGTATTGGGGATGATGAACATGATGGGAGTGCATTAGCTTCCGAAGAGAAAATAGATGGCCTTGGCATTAAG GAAAAGCCTCGAGCCAGTTCAGCTGTTCGGCTTCGTCCAGGTAGTCAAGAAGTTTCATCAATAAAACTCAGTAGCAAAACCAATAGAAACTACAGAGGACATGTTGCTGGTGCTACTATATCACTTTCTACTGCAGAAAACAACTATAGTTCAAAGCAACAGGAAAATGATGTTTCTGAGGTTGGTGGTATAACAAATGGAATAAATCAAGATGCAGAAGGCTTTCCTTCATCTCTTAGCCAAATTTCCAAGCCTCCCCTAAAATCAAGTATCAGTAATGGTCAGGTACAAATGCATATGAAACAAATAGAAAGGTCAAGTGGTGAATGGACACATGGTTGGAGTTCAGACTATTCTACAGAAAATGATGTGGCAAATGTTTATGAAGAAAATGAGAGGCTTAAAGTAAATCTACAAATTGCTGAATCTTCAATAATGCAGCTCAAGACAGAAATCGCCTCATTAGAAAAGCAAGCAGAAGGACAAGCAGCAGAAATAAATACACTAATGCAGCAACTTACAACAGAGATTAAGCAGGAACGGGACGCAATTAAAAATTCAAATGTCAGATCAGAGAGTGGAAGTATTAAATCCGACTATGAGCAGCTACAGGTTCCAGGACATGGCAAGGAAGAACATAAGCATGTGGGTAATGGATGGCTTGACATGGGTGATAGCAAGTATACTTTGGAAGACCTCAAAAAAGAGCTGGATTCTGAGAAACAAGTCAACATGAACCTCAAAATGCAGCTGGAGAAGACACAAGAGGCACACTCTAAGTTATTACTTGGATTTCAGGGGGATTTTTCAGAGAGCAAGACTAAGGAGATTGAACAGATACCAAATAGAAAACCTCAGGCTATGGTGATAGAAGATAAAAATCAGGGACTTAAGGGCACCGAGATCGACTGGCTACAAAAGCTCACTTCTTCAGAGCACAAAGTCAGAGAAATCAAAGAGAAAATAATTTTGAAAGATGACGGAAGGATCTTGGAATTCCTTGGAGATGATCTTGAGGTTTTGGAGAGGCTATTCCAAGAGTTCCGGCAGGAAAACATAAGTATGATTAGTAAGTTGAATGGTAAAATGATTGCAAGTGATAGAAAAATAGCTGAAGTTGATCCTGACAAGAGGAGCTTCCCTGGAGAGTTCTTCCTGCCATGTAACATCCTAACTAATTTTGAAATCAATGGCTGTGGGAATGGAAATTCATGTCTTTATTTGGATGATCGTGAAACACCAAACAGTTATCAGCTTTGCAAGCAGAAAAACACATCACATGATATACATTTTGAAACACATCAATTTTCAGGGAACACAGAAAAAATAAATGGTTTTGACAAGTCAGGATTAGAATTTCAACTTTCAGAAGCTAAGCAACAGATAGAGGCTCTTTCTGCATCAAACTACCAGCTAGAAACTAGAATTCAATCTCTAGTGGAGGACAGACATGACTTGCAAAATCGGCTAAATACAGTTCTAGCAAGGGAACAAAATGGAGATTTTATGGAAGAATCTCTAATTATCACAGGAGAAGACTATGAGCCACAAACCAAGAGAAGCCAACACATAGGCAATGACCAAGATGAGATTTACAGCAAAATGTTTCTTTTGGGGAAGAAAAAGAGTCAACTTATTCAAAATAGTTCTCAGTTTGGTGCAGAGAAACATGGTATGGAAAATGACAAAGCTCTGATGGCCACAACAAAGCTATCAGAGGTAGTCAGAAAAGGTGAAACTGACAGTGATAGCACTCTTGAAATGCAGAAAAGGATTTATGAACTTTCTGCAGAAGCAGAGGACTATAAAAAGGCACGAGACTCTCTAGCATATGAAATAGAGCAATTAGAATACAAATATGAGGCTCTGATATGTGAACTTGAGGAACGAGTGTCATATTTAGGGAACTCAGAGAAGCAGCTGCAAGAACACTTAGAAAATCTGAGAGATGAGCACAGAGCTTCTTTATATAGTATTAGCACCCTTGAAAGTCAGCTGGAAAAGTTAAAGCAAGAGCTTGATCAACAAGCAGCAAGCTATTCAGCCGACAGGGATAAAATGGCCTTGTCTAAATCTGAGCTGGAGCAAAGGGCCAACAGAGCAGAAATGGCACTAAAAAAGACTCGATTGCATAATGCTAACACTGTTGGACAACTTCAGAAAGAGCTTGAGCATCTTTCTTTACAGATTTCTTGTACATTTGATGCCAATGAAAAGCTGGCAACACAAGCATTTGCAGAGGCATCTCAACTATGTGTACAAAAGGATGAACTGGAAGATCAATTAACAATAATGCAAGAAACACTTGAAAAGGCTAATAAAGAGATTGCAGAAACCAGACAACAGGGTGAATCCCAGGTGCAAAAACTTACAACTCAGCTGAATCTCTCAAAGAAAAGCGAAGAAGAGTTGCTTCTAAAGCTTCAAAACATGGCTAATGAGCTAGAAAATCAGATAGAAAGTGAAGGAgactatattaaaagagatgaggagCTTTCTGCCCGAATTTCGATGTTGGAGAGAGAGGTGCAAACTCTATCAAATGAAAAGATCAATCTTATTCAAAAGGCTGAAGAATGTAACATTGTAAAAGCTGAACTCCAGAGTACTAAAATAAGTTTAAATGGTTGTAAAGCAGAGAGGACAGGTATAGAAGCTTTGTTGCAGAGGGTTAATgaggaaaaaataaaatttgagaagGAACTTTGTTCTTTGAATGAAATGCTGAGAAATTCAGATACAGAATTCGATGAACTGAAATGTTGCAAAGATGAACGACATGAAGAAGTTGCATCGCTTCATTTGGCATTGGAAAATATAGTTGCTGATAAGTCATCTTATATTGAGCAAAAAAACAAATTGTTGGAACTTCAAAGCCAACACAGTGAGCTTAAGCAGAGGTTGTCTGAGCAAGAGTTGAAGACAGCAGAGATGAAACATTTGTTTCATTCACAGAAAGAACTTCAACAGAAGGCAGAGGCAGAGGTATCTCAACTGTGCGCTCAGAAGAATGATCTAGAAGAATATTCATCAGGCTTGCAATCATCACTCCAAAATGCCAAAGACGAGATTGCATTTATTACAGGACAGTACGAAGGCAAGGTCCAAGAACTTATGACTCAATTAGATCTTTCAAATAAACAACGAGAGGAAATGATTGCAAGGCTGCAAAATGCATGGAATGATAAAGAGAAGTGCATGAATAATGAAACAAATCACATTAAAAGAAATCAGGAGCTGGCCAGTAAAATTTCAATGTTGGAGATAGAGTTACAGTCAGTCTTAAAGGATAAGAGTAGTCTTACCCAAAGGGTTAAGGAATGTGATGGTATGAGGTctgattttgaaaaaaataaacagAATTTGGACAGTACTAAAGTCCAAAATGCAGAGCTAAAATCAGCTTTGCAAAAGGTTAAGCATGAAAGCAGAGAGCTTGAAAATGAACTTATCTCGTTAAAAGCAGCACTGGAAAGTGCAGATAGAGAACTAGACGAGTTGAAATGCTCCAAGAATGAACTAGAGATAACAGCAGCGTTCCTGAAGTCCAAGTTGGATAATCAATATACTGAATTAGCATTGAGTAATGAGCATAGAGATGAGTTAATCGAGCTCCATAAGCAGTATGGTGAACTAAAACATAGGTTTTCAGAAAAAGAAGAGGAAGCAGAAGAATTAAGGAAACGTTTAGCTCATTCTGTAGAGCATTCACAGAAGGCAGATGTGGAAGTTTCTCAGATTTGTGCAAGAAATAgtgacttggagaaacagttgtcaATCATCCAAGAATCACTACAAATAGCAAGTGCAGAAAATGAATCATTGAGATTGCAGGTTGAAGCCAAGATGCAAGAGCTAGATTTGCTGACAAAAGAAAGGGAAGATTTGTTATCAAAGCTAGAAAATGCAATGGCTGATCTTGAATTGCAGAAAAAAAGTGAAGAAAATTCCTTGAGAGCAAATAAGGAACTTTCCATCAAAATTTCGTTATTGGAAACAGAGGTGCAAACAGCTTTGAATGGAAAGATGGAAGTTCTTCACAAGGTCGAGGATTATGAAGCTATCATAGCTGAACTAGAAAGTAATAAAAGTAGTCTCAATATTTGTAATACAGAGAGAGCAGCGCTAGAGGATTCTTTGGACAGGGCTACTGAGGAGAAAGGAAAACTTGATAAGGAACTTGGCTTATTGAAGGAATTGTTAAGGGATTCAGATTCAGAATTATTCGAGCTGAAACAACACAGAGCTGAACTAGAGACAGAAGTCAAGTTTCTGCAGTCCAAGGAGAATGAGCAAAATGATGAATTGATGCAGCTTCATAGTGAAAATAATGAACTTAAACTTAGGTTTTCAGAACAAGAATTGAAAATGGAAGACCTGAGGAAATACCTAGCTCACTTTAAAGACCTTTCGGAGAAGGCAGATCTGGAAGCTTCTCAGCTTCATGCAAGAAATGTTGACTTGGAAAAGCTGTTGTCAGTTGTCCAACAATCACTGCAAATGGCAAATGCAGATAATGAATCAATGCAAAAGCAGTTGGCAGCCAAGGTGCAAGAACTAGATCTGTCAACAATACAGAGGCAAGAGTTTTTATTAAAGCTGCAAAATGCAATGTCTGATCTTGAGGTTCGGACAAAAAGTGAAGCAACTTACTTGAGAGAAAATAAGGAGTTATCTGTCAAGATATCATTATTGGAAACAGAGTTGGAAACTGCTGTGAATGAAAAGATGAAAATTATTCATAATTGTGAGGAACTTAAAGTGTGCAAAGCTGAATTAGAAGATTCTTTGGACAGCACTAATGAGGAAAAAGAGCAACTTGATAAGGAGCTTGGTTTGCTAAAAGaaatgttaaggaatttaaattcagagctagatgagctcaaTTGCCACAGAGATGAACTAGAGATAACGGTCACCGTTCTGGAGTCCAAGATGGATGAGCAAAATGATGAATTGATACAGCTTCATAATGAATGCATTGAACTTAAGGGCAGGCTCTCAGAGAAAGAAGTAATGGCAGAAGAATTGAGAAGACACTCAATCCAATTGAAAGAGCTTCAACAGAAGGCAGAAGCCGAAGTCTCTCAACTCCATGTGCGGAAGAAAGAAATGGAAGAACATTCAATAATGGTGCAAGAATCGCTTCGAATTGCATTCATCCGAGAGCAATTTGAAGCCAAAGAGCAAGAACTGATGAATCAATTAGAAATGTCAAAAAGACATGGTGAGGACTTAATGTCAAAGCTGCAAGATAGGATGAAGGAGCTTGAGATCCAGAAAAGCAATGAAATACAGTACAGGGAAAAAACTGAAGAGCTGTCCATTAGACTTGTGTCGCTGGAGACAGAATTGCGATCTGTTTTGAAACAAAATAATGTCCTTGTTCAGAAGATTAAGGAAAGTAATGAAGTGAAGGCGGAAGTTGAAATTACTAAAACAAGTTTGGAGAAATGTGTAGCAGAGAAAGCACGGTTAGAACATCAGTTGCATATATCTGATGTGGAGAAAGAACAACTTGATAAAGAGCTTTGCTCTTTAAAGGAAATGCTTAGATATTCAGATGTGGAATTGGATGAGTTGAAATGTTGCAAGGATGAACTAGAGATGAAGGTCGCTTCTTTCCAGTCCAAATTGGATGACCAAGATGCCCAATTATCACTCCAAGCAGATGAAAAGAATGAACTAATTCAGCTTCAAAAGTTTGAAAATGAACTTAAGAATAGATTGTTGGAGAAAGAGTCAAAGATAGAAGACATGGAGAAACATATATTCAAATTAGAGAGAGAGCTTCAGCAAAAGGTGAATGCACTCGTTGAAATTGAGAGGAAGTTGAAGGGCCAAGCTGATAACACAAAATCTACAGCAGATGATACTACA GGTGAGGTGAAATCATTGGCTGTTGTGCTTGGAGAGCCCTGGCAAGAATTTAGTGTAAATGAAaagaaattacaaaataatattgaTAAAGTGGACCTGATTGATGAACATCTAAATGAGTCAGCTTTGAATTCCAGTTTGGATCGGATTAACAAAGAG CTGGAGAAAATGAAACGTGACAATTTAGCTCCATTTCAGCAAGAAAATGAGCTTCTATGTGAGCTTGATCGACAAGAACCATTGCAGAAAGAAATGGAGCTGTTGCAGATG GTGAATAAACAGCTTGAGAATATGTTTCCTAGTTTTAAAGAGCCTGCAAGGGGTGGAAATGTTATAGACAGAGTCCTTGCTTTGGAGAGAGAGTTGGCAGATGCATTGAAGgcaaatgatgcaaagaaaagacaGTTCCAAAG